The window GGCGATGGTCGCCCAGCCGAAGGCGGTATTGAGCACGACGTTGGCGGTCTTGCGGCCGACGCCCGGCAGCGCTTCCAGCGCGGCGCGATCTTCCGGCACTTCGCCGCCGTGCAGCTCCAGCAGCATACGGCAGGTTTTGATCACGTTTTCGGCCTTGCTGTTGAACAGGCCGATGGTCTTGATGTACTCCTTGACGCCATCAACCCCCAGCGCCAGCATGGCGGCGGGGGTGTTGGCGACCGGGTAAAGCCTGGCGGTCGCCTTGTTGACGCTCACATCGGTGGCCTGCGCAGACAGCAGCACTGCAATCAGCAGTTCAAACGGCGTGGTGTACACCAGCTCGGTGGTCGGGTGCGGGTTGTTGTCGCGCAGCCGGGTCAAAATTTCCAGTCGCTTCTGCTTGTTCATCAGGCCTTCTCAGCACGTCCTTGTTCCAGCAGC of the Serratia marcescens subsp. marcescens ATCC 13880 genome contains:
- the nth gene encoding endonuclease III, giving the protein MNKQKRLEILTRLRDNNPHPTTELVYTTPFELLIAVLLSAQATDVSVNKATARLYPVANTPAAMLALGVDGVKEYIKTIGLFNSKAENVIKTCRMLLELHGGEVPEDRAALEALPGVGRKTANVVLNTAFGWATIAVDTHIFRVCNRTHFAPGKNVDQVEEKLLKVVPAEFKVDCHHWLILHGRYTCIARKPRCGSCIIEDLCEYKEKVYPES